One Dokdonia sp. Dokd-P16 genomic window carries:
- a CDS encoding outer membrane beta-barrel protein — MLNQVLKNSSVTVLLLLVGLSSFAQTVVLNGKTLDTLQSPLPNTNILFFPTIQNEDKVRFSITDQEGFYQVTLKENISYIMEISYLGFNTYKDTIKLSQDTTRNIILTPSTQSLEEIILTERTPIKIREDTITYRPEKFLTGEERKLRDVLKKLPGLDVDRAGNVTVNGKEVTKLLVDGKEFFTGDEKLGVNNIPAGVIDEIEALDNYNEVSFLKGLSDSEQLALNIKLKDGKKKFAFGELETGGGIEDRYLLHPTLFYYSPKTSVNVIGDFNNIGKKSFTTKDYIDFEGGFSRLAEDPSAYFKLYNDEFARFLSQRDFTFNRNNFGALSINQTLTPQLDLSGYTILSGGDLKTRQENSITYLSGQNIDEQRTTMQNNKLFFSLTKASLRYIGEENLDMNYEVFLKTNSGEGNSSLDSFTATESTFLNQKNIPSSSDITQKLSVNKQFTPKHTTSIHLSHKYVDTDTRGDWKFNRPIFTGIIPIENTGDAILLDQVRKNKGHDLNFNVKHYWVLHRFHHIYPEAGIRYIDQQYDTSDSQELENSTNNFTAAGFNNDLDYRLSDTYAGMQYKAKAGKFIFKPGIFYHYYDWKIKQLDTELRQTGKTVVLPELSVDWELNSSHKVKLRYNLNSRFGEASQFANRLRLSTFNQVFTGNERLENELYHSARITYSKFSLFKGTFLNAGFNYTNRLQSIRNNTVIEGIDQINTLVYTSLPENSYRGNFQYTKLLGDYKVKVGSTASLSDYSRVINTVLQDFESQSYSYSLGLETRFKNAPNVEFNWNQRFNIFESATTSTNFTQINPSVHLEYRFFKDFVIDADYNFTYYENKTLSQINRFSLGNTSLLYAQEDSPWTFTIDVDNIFDTRFKNENSFNQFLVSDTRTFIQERTVLFKIAYGF, encoded by the coding sequence TTGCTCAATCAAGTTTTAAAGAACTCCTCAGTTACGGTCCTACTTTTACTAGTGGGACTTTCTTCATTTGCTCAAACAGTTGTATTAAATGGTAAAACACTAGACACCTTGCAAAGTCCTTTACCTAATACAAACATCCTCTTCTTCCCTACTATTCAAAACGAAGATAAAGTACGTTTCTCCATCACAGATCAAGAGGGTTTTTATCAAGTTACTCTTAAGGAGAACATATCGTATATAATGGAGATAAGCTATCTGGGATTTAATACTTATAAAGACACTATAAAACTATCACAAGATACCACAAGAAACATCATCTTAACCCCATCTACCCAAAGCCTTGAAGAGATTATTCTCACAGAGCGCACACCCATTAAAATACGGGAAGACACCATCACGTACCGCCCAGAAAAATTCTTAACGGGTGAAGAACGTAAGCTACGTGACGTACTTAAAAAATTACCAGGCCTAGACGTAGACCGCGCCGGTAATGTTACTGTAAATGGGAAAGAAGTAACTAAACTTCTTGTAGACGGCAAAGAATTTTTTACAGGTGATGAAAAACTGGGAGTTAACAATATTCCCGCTGGAGTCATAGATGAGATAGAGGCGCTAGATAATTATAATGAGGTGTCATTTTTAAAAGGGTTAAGTGATAGCGAGCAACTAGCTCTTAATATTAAACTTAAAGATGGTAAAAAGAAATTTGCCTTTGGAGAATTAGAGACAGGTGGCGGTATAGAAGACCGCTATCTATTGCACCCTACCTTATTTTATTATAGTCCAAAAACGAGCGTAAATGTTATAGGTGACTTTAATAATATAGGTAAGAAGTCATTCACCACTAAAGATTATATAGACTTTGAGGGAGGCTTTTCTCGCCTAGCAGAAGATCCTAGTGCCTATTTTAAATTATATAATGATGAGTTTGCAAGATTCTTATCACAACGTGATTTTACATTTAATAGAAATAACTTTGGCGCGTTATCTATAAACCAGACCTTAACTCCTCAACTTGACCTTAGTGGTTATACCATCCTATCTGGTGGCGACTTAAAAACGCGTCAAGAAAATAGTATTACCTATTTATCTGGTCAAAACATAGATGAGCAACGTACCACAATGCAAAATAACAAGTTGTTCTTTAGTCTTACTAAAGCTTCTTTACGCTACATAGGAGAAGAAAACCTTGATATGAACTATGAAGTATTCTTAAAAACTAATAGTGGTGAGGGAAACTCTTCTTTGGATTCATTTACAGCTACAGAGAGTACCTTTTTAAATCAAAAAAACATTCCAAGCTCCTCAGATATTACGCAAAAATTAAGTGTTAATAAACAATTTACTCCCAAGCACACTACATCTATACATCTAAGTCATAAATATGTAGATACTGATACTCGAGGAGATTGGAAATTTAATAGACCTATATTTACAGGTATCATTCCTATAGAAAATACTGGGGATGCTATCCTGCTTGACCAAGTGCGCAAAAACAAGGGGCATGACCTCAACTTTAATGTAAAGCACTACTGGGTGTTACACCGTTTTCACCACATCTACCCAGAAGCTGGCATACGCTACATTGACCAGCAATATGATACTAGCGATTCTCAAGAGCTAGAAAATAGTACTAATAACTTTACCGCTGCTGGATTTAATAACGACCTAGACTATCGCCTTTCTGACACCTATGCAGGGATGCAGTACAAAGCAAAAGCAGGTAAATTTATATTTAAACCTGGTATCTTCTATCACTATTATGATTGGAAAATAAAGCAGCTGGACACCGAGCTTCGTCAAACTGGAAAAACTGTAGTACTTCCAGAGCTCAGCGTAGACTGGGAACTTAACAGCTCACATAAAGTGAAGCTGCGCTATAATCTCAACTCACGTTTTGGAGAAGCAAGCCAGTTTGCAAATAGATTGAGGCTTAGCACCTTTAATCAAGTATTTACAGGTAATGAGCGGCTAGAAAATGAGTTATATCATAGCGCCAGGATTACCTATAGTAAGTTTAGTCTATTTAAGGGAACCTTCTTAAATGCTGGTTTTAATTATACAAACAGGCTACAATCCATTAGAAACAATACTGTGATAGAAGGTATCGATCAAATTAATACACTTGTCTATACTTCGCTACCAGAAAATAGCTATCGCGGTAATTTTCAATACACAAAACTACTAGGAGACTATAAGGTAAAGGTAGGAAGCACCGCATCCTTATCAGATTATTCGCGTGTGATAAACACGGTACTTCAAGATTTTGAATCGCAAAGCTATTCGTATTCTTTAGGCTTAGAAACCCGCTTTAAAAATGCACCAAACGTTGAATTCAATTGGAACCAGCGTTTTAATATATTTGAGTCTGCAACTACGAGCACAAACTTTACTCAGATCAATCCATCCGTACATCTAGAGTATCGATTTTTTAAGGACTTTGTGATTGATGCAGATTATAACTTTACATACTACGAGAATAAAACACTTAGTCAGATTAATAGGTTTTCACTAGGAAATACATCTCTGCTATATGCTCAAGAAGACAGCCCCTGGACGTTTACTATCGATGTAGATAATATATTTGACACTCGCTTTAAAAACGAAAATAGCTTTAATCAATTTCTTGTAAGTGACACTCGTACATTTATACAAGAACGTACGGTACTGTTTAAAATAGCCTACGGATTTTAA